The following proteins are co-located in the Toxotes jaculatrix isolate fToxJac2 chromosome 9, fToxJac2.pri, whole genome shotgun sequence genome:
- the LOC121187620 gene encoding zona pellucida sperm-binding protein 4-like has protein sequence MVQREKSEYPSTLKSKGTLRTEMRFAKDSSYRSFYSSQDPPTVTELGQPVYVEVFVLKHEDQDLVLLLEDCWATPTENPHDPQRWNLLVKGCPFTGDSHRTIVLPVVSGEEPMHPSLHKRFVVKLFSFVKPPTFENQVYFHCDTEICRGKDCFQSCSNGRRKLRRITAGPGQKILYSVASGGPLLYLL, from the exons ATGgttcagagagaaaaatctgAGTACCCATCAACACTGAAGAGCAAAGGAACACTAAGGACTGAAATGAGGTTTGCCAAag ATTCCTCTTACAGGTCTTTTTATTCCTCTCAAGACCCACCAACAGTGACTGAGCTTGGCCAGCCTGTTTATGTGGAGGTGTTTGTTCTCAAACATGAGGACCAGGACTTGGTGCTTCTGCTGGAAGACTGCTGGGCCACACCGACTGAAAACCCACATGATCCACAACGATGGAACCTGCTTGTTAAAGG GTGTCCTTTCACTGGTGATAGCCACAGAACTATTGTGTTGCCAGTTGTCTCTGGTGAGGAGCCGATGCATCCCTCTCTTCACAAACGGTTTGTGGTCaagctgttctcatttgtgAAGCCCCCAACATTTGAAAACCAG GTGTATTTCCACTGTGATACAGAGATCTGTAGAGGCAAAGACTGCTTTCAGTCCTGCAGCAATG gaAGACGGAAATTAAGAAGAATCACAGCAGGACCAGGACAAAAGATTCTTTACAGTGTAGCCTCTGGTGGACCTCTTCTTTATCTACTTTAA
- the dhx40 gene encoding probable ATP-dependent RNA helicase DHX40, which translates to MSKSTKWDRKDNESKHLPIYQHKTKLIQAVKDSTFLVVTGETGSGKTTQLPQYLHEAGFCKDGKIGITQPRRVAAITVAQRVAQEMQCSLGRKVGYQVRFDDCTSQDTVVKYMTDGCLLREILADPGLSQYSVVILDEVHERSLNTDILLGLLKKIFSNPAKATKGRSFPLKVVVMSATLETDKLSAFLGGCPIFAIPGRTFPVTCTFGSAVGPKDTESTGYVKEVVKMALDVHTSEMAGDILVFLTGQSEIERACDLLYEKAESIDYRYDVQDQTVEGLLILPLYGSMPTDQQRQIFQPPPPGIRKCVVATNIAATSLTINGIKYIIDSGFVKQLNHNSRVGMDVLEVVPISKSEAQQRAGRAGRTSAGKCFRIYNKEFWEKSMPEYTVPEIQRTSLTTVILTLKCLGVHDVIRFPYLDSPEERFILEALKQLYQFDAIDRRGRVTHLGELMVEFPLHPGLTRALLKAASLGCQDLLLPVAAMLSVENIFIRPGHPERQKEADKKHRELATKSGSMNDFATLLSVFQSCKSSDRPSAWCKEHWIHWRALKSAFSVETQLREILHRLQQKRDFPVETFDGNKNELFRRCLCTGYFTNVARRSVGKVFCTMDGHGSMVHIHPSSSLFDQEAELNWLIFHDVLVTSRVYIRTVCPIRYEWVKDLLPKLHEVDVYELSSVAREEVTDEEMLKWEAKEATKRQPEVSTEDIMKKLEKRNNEATVSDARARYLQRKQQRQQNKAH; encoded by the exons ATGTCCAAATCAACAAAATGGGACCGAAAAGACAACGAGTCCAAACACCTGCCGATCTACCAGCACAAAACCAAACTGATTCAGGCTGTCAAAGACAGCACTTTTCTAGTTGTCACCGGTGAGACCGGCAGCGGGAAAACCACACAACTTCCACAGTACCTGCATGAAGCTG GTTTTTGTAAAGATGGCAAAATTGGCATCACTCAGCCCCGCCGGGTGGCTGCCATCACAGTGGCCCAGAGAGTAGCCCAGGAGATGCAATGCAGCCTGGGCAGAAAAGTGGGCTACCAAGTCCGCTTTGATGACTGCACATcacag GACACTGTGGTGAAGTACATGACAGACGGCTGTTTGCTCAGAGAGATCCTGGCAGACCCTGGACTCTCTCAGTACAGTGTTGTAATCTTAGATGAAGTCCACGAACGCAGCCTCAACACA GATATTCTCCTGGGTTTACTGAAGAAAATCTTCTCCAACCCTGCCAAAGCTACAAAGGGTCGATCTTTTCCTTTGAAGGTGGTGGTCATGTCCGCCACTTTGGAAACCGACAAACTTTCAGCCTTTCTCGGCGGCTGTCCCATCTTTGCTATCCCCGGGAGGACTTTTCCTGTTACCTGCACGTTTGGGTCTGCTGTAGGACCGAAAGACACAGAAAGCACTGGTTATGTAAAAGAG GTCGTAAAAATGGCCCTTGATGTTCACACCAGTGAAATGGCTGGGGATattcttgtgtttttaacag GTCAGTCAGAGATTGAGCGTGCTTGTGACTTGCTGTATGAGAAAGCAGAGTCTATAGACTATCGCTATGATGTACAGGACCAAACAGTGGAGGGCCTTCTCATTTTGCCTCTGTATGGATCCATGCCCACTG ATCAGCAGAGGCAGATCTTTCAGCCACCACCTCCAGGAATAAGAAAGTGTGTAGTGGCCACAAACATTGCGGCGACATCTCTCACCATCAATGGTATAAA GTACATCATAGACAGTGGGTTTGTGAAGCAACTCAACCACAACTCAAGGGTGGGCATGGATGTCTTGGAGGTGGTGCCAATATCAAA GAGTGAGGCTCAGCAGAGAGCAGGCCGAGCTGGAAGAACCTCAGCCGGGAAATGCTTTCGAATCTATAACAAGGAATTCTGGGAAAAGAGCATGCCTGAATATACAGTTCCAGAAATCCAGAGGACAAGTCTGACCACAGTGATTCTCACACTCAAGTGTCTGGGCGTTCATGATGTCATCAG GTTTCCTTACTTGGACAGTCCAGAGGAGAGGTTTATTCTAGAAGCGCTAAAACAGCTCTATCAATTTGATGCGATTGACAG GAGAGGTAGAGTGACCCACCTGGGGGAGTTGATGGTGGAGTTCCCGCTGCACCCGGGCCTTACCAGGGCCTTGCTCAAAGCTGCCTCGCTCGGCTGCCAGGACCTGCTGCTCCCTGTGGCTGCCATGCTGTCTGTGGAGAACATCTTCATCAGGCCAG GTCaccctgagagacagaaagaggcagatAAGAAGCACAGAGAACTGGCTACAAAAAGTGGCAGCATGAACGACTTTGCCACACTTCTGAGTGTGTTTCAGTCATGCAAGTCCAG TGACAGACCCTCAGCGTGGTGCAAAGAGCACTGGATCCACTGGAGGGCGCTGAAGTCAGCCTTTAGTGTGGAGACTCAGCTGCGAGAGATCCTCCACCGCCTCCAGCAG AAGAGAGATTTCCCTGTAGAAACATTTGATGGCAACAAGAATGAACTCTTCAGACGATGCCTGTGCACAGGATACTTCACCAACGTTGCCAGAAG GTCTGTGGGAAAAGTATTTTGTACAATGGATGGCCACGGGTCTATGGTTCACATTCATCCCTCATCATCG CTGTTTgaccaggaggcagagctgAACTGGCTCATTTTCCACGATGTGCTGGTGACTTCCCGGGTGTACATCAGGACAGTGTGTCCAATTCGATATGAGTGGGTGAAGGACTTGTTACCTAAACTCCATGAGGTGGATGTCTATGAACTGAGCAGTGTGGCAAGAGAAGAAGTGACTGACGAAGAGATGCTGAAATGGGAGGCCAAGGAAGCAACCAAAAGACAACCAG AGGTTTCTACTGAGGACATCatgaagaagctggagaagcGAAACAACGAAGCCACCGTCAGTGATGCCCGTGCTCGCTATCTGCAACGAaagcaacaaagacaacaaaataaagcTCATTAA